AGTTTTTACATAGGGAAGCGTAACATTCGTAAGCGCGATCGTCGAGGTTTTCGGGTATGCGCCGGGCATATTGGATACCATGTAGTGTATAACCCCGTCTATCACATATATTGGATCATCGTGGGTAGTCGGCCTTGCCGTCTCGAAACACCCCCCCTGGTCCACGGACACGTCGACAATTACCGCCCCTTTTTTCATCATACCGAGCATCCCTCTTGTGACAACAACAGGTGTTTTCCCGCCCGGTACCAGGACCGCCCCGACCATTATATCTGCTTCCTTTATCTCTTCCCTGAGATTATGCATCGTGACCGGGAGTGTCTTCACCCTCCCCATGAACATTTCATCTATTCTCCGGAGCGCCTCCATCCGTATGTCCATGACCACAGTGTCCATTCCAAGGCCGATGCAGTCCCGCGCAGCATTTGTACCGACCACACCCGCCCCTATGATCACCGCCTTCGCCGGCTGCACACCCAGGATGCCGGTCGGCAGAAGGCCTTCTCCGCCATGGATCCTCTGCAAATAGTATGAGGCCATAAGCGGCGCCATTCTCCCCGCGATCTCACTCATCGGGGCAAGCAGAGGAAGGCTGCCGTTCTTCTGCAGTGTCTCGTATGCAAGTCCGGAAATCTCTTTCTCAAGGAGCACATTAATCAGCTCAGGGTTTGCAGCCAGATGGAGAAAAGTGAAGAGCGCCTGCTCTTTCCGGAACAGGGCATATTCGTCCGGGACAGGCTCTTTTACCTTTACAAGCAGCTCCGCCGTATCGAAGACTGTATTCCGCGATACGATTTCAGCGCCTGCGCTCAGGTATTCTTCATCCGGAAAGTCGCTGCCCTGACCGGCATTCGTCTCAATAAGGACTGAATGGCCGCCGGCCCTGAGTTCTTCGACGCCATAGGGAGTCATCCCCACCCTGAATTCGCCTTTTTTTATCTCTTTCGGGATACCTATTCGCATACCTTTCCCCGTTCTTCTGGAAATCTGCCTTATTATATCAGGAGCGTTCCGGCTTGACCATAGCGCATAAATCCGGGGCTGCCCGAAATATTTTTTTCCCTTTTGCGGGTTTCTCTGATAAACTTTTTAATGTCACTGCAGACAACCATATGAACAGCACACTTTCAGAGGTTATCCGGACAGTCAGCGGCCTTCTGCGGACAAGGGGATTGACCGTCTCTGTGGCTGAATCATGCACCGGCGGGCTGATCAGCCATTATCTGACAACCCTCCCGGGTGCAAGCGTTTTTTTTGTTGCGGGAGTTGTCGCGTACTCGGCAGAGACCAAGCAGAAGATCCTTGGCGTCTCCTCCGGAACCATTGCGCAGTACGGTATAATCAGCGAGGAAACCGCCCGGGAGATGGCAGAGAAGATGAGGGTATTGAGCGGAACAACGCTTTCCCTTTCCACGACCGGCATTCTCGGGCCTGATGCACTGGAAGGAAAGGAGAAGGGGCTTGTCTATGTCGCAGTGAGTCGAGAGAAAAAAACCTTTCTGAAGGAATTGCATTTGCAGGGAGAGAGGGAAAGAAACAAGGAAGAAGCTGCGTATGAGGCGCTGCGGTTCCTTGCGGAAATAGTGGAAACCCCTGAGTAATCCCCCGGAGGAGCACCGGAGGGAGCATTTATTTATGGCAGGCAGGATACCCGAACAGATAAAAGAGGAAATAGGGAAGCTGGTGAAAGATCTCAATCATCACAGCTACCGCTATTACGTTCTTGACTCCCCTCTCATCCCTGATGAGGAGTATGACCGCCTGTATCAGCATCTGAAAAACCTTGAAGAGCGTTACCAGTACATTCTTCCCGACTCCCCGACCCAGAGGGTTGGAGCGCCTCCTCTGGATAAATTCGAAAAAGTGAGACACGCTGAACCCATGCTCTCGCTCGACAACGCCTTTTCATATGAAGAGATGGAAGAGTTCGACAGAAGGATAAAAAGGCTTCTGAAAACAGATAATGACATCGAATATACCGTCGAGCCGAAATATGACGGCCTTGCCATAGAACTTACCTACAGAAACGGTCTTCTTTTCAGGGCATCAACACGGGGTGACGGGTATGAGGGAGAGGAGGTGACGAGAAACATCATGACGATCCGGTCGGTTCCTCTCAGAATTTATGAAGCAGGAGGTGCGCCTGACGAGATCGATGTCCGCGGGGAAGTATACATGGATGTCTATGAGTTTGAGAGCATCAATAGGGAGCGGGAACAAAAAGGGGAATCCCTGTTTGCCAACCCGAGAAATGCAGCCGCTGGTTCAGTGAGACAGCTTGATTCCTCGATAACCGCAGCCCGGAAGCTTCATCTTGCATGCTATGGAATAGGCTCTGCCAGAGGAATCAGTTTCAGAAGCCAGTCCGAGTTTATTGCATGGCTCGCACAGGCGAGGTTTCCCGTACCGGCCGTTAAAGTCGTGAAAGGAATGAAGGAAACGATACGCGCAGTCACCGGGATCGAAGAGAAAAGGAATCAATTTTCATTCGAGACCGACGGCGCAGTGGTCAAGGTGAATGACTTCGGATTGCAGAAACAGCTTGGCACAAAGACGCGTGAACCTCGGTGGGCTGTCGCCTATAAATTCGCTGCTCACCGGGGAATGACAAAAATCCTGGATATTAAGGGCAGTGTCGGAAGGACAGGAGTGATCACCCCGTTTGCCATTTTTGCACCGGTCAGGATCGGCGGCGTTACGGTCTCACGTTCCACGCTCCATAACTGGGACGAGA
This is a stretch of genomic DNA from Nitrospirota bacterium. It encodes these proteins:
- a CDS encoding CinA family protein, whose protein sequence is MNSTLSEVIRTVSGLLRTRGLTVSVAESCTGGLISHYLTTLPGASVFFVAGVVAYSAETKQKILGVSSGTIAQYGIISEETAREMAEKMRVLSGTTLSLSTTGILGPDALEGKEKGLVYVAVSREKKTFLKELHLQGERERNKEEAAYEALRFLAEIVETPE
- the ligA gene encoding NAD-dependent DNA ligase LigA — encoded protein: MAGRIPEQIKEEIGKLVKDLNHHSYRYYVLDSPLIPDEEYDRLYQHLKNLEERYQYILPDSPTQRVGAPPLDKFEKVRHAEPMLSLDNAFSYEEMEEFDRRIKRLLKTDNDIEYTVEPKYDGLAIELTYRNGLLFRASTRGDGYEGEEVTRNIMTIRSVPLRIYEAGGAPDEIDVRGEVYMDVYEFESINREREQKGESLFANPRNAAAGSVRQLDSSITAARKLHLACYGIGSARGISFRSQSEFIAWLAQARFPVPAVKVVKGMKETIRAVTGIEEKRNQFSFETDGAVVKVNDFGLQKQLGTKTREPRWAVAYKFAAHRGMTKILDIKGSVGRTGVITPFAIFAPVRIGGVTVSRSTLHNWDEMERKDIRIGDTVVVERAGDVIPHVISVVKEKRTGEERPLPVPEKCPVCSSAAVREKGEVAVRCVGLNCPAQVRERIFHFASRRAMDIEGLGEKNVELLYSKGLLRHFADMYHLRKDDLLELPRFAEKSSQNLIDAIEKSKHTTLARFLYALGILHVGEYASKLLARNFAHLKDLYHVDPGRIMEIKQIGEKTAHSVADFFRDPGNLRTLDTLKASGLTLKNPDFQGRDKDREKKPLEGFTIVVTGILPKPRSVVEETIEQLGGHAASSVSRNTDYVIIGENPGSKLRKAEKLGVKMLSYEEFLKLAEGKMKKHTLF
- the ald gene encoding alanine dehydrogenase; translation: MRIGIPKEIKKGEFRVGMTPYGVEELRAGGHSVLIETNAGQGSDFPDEEYLSAGAEIVSRNTVFDTAELLVKVKEPVPDEYALFRKEQALFTFLHLAANPELINVLLEKEISGLAYETLQKNGSLPLLAPMSEIAGRMAPLMASYYLQRIHGGEGLLPTGILGVQPAKAVIIGAGVVGTNAARDCIGLGMDTVVMDIRMEALRRIDEMFMGRVKTLPVTMHNLREEIKEADIMVGAVLVPGGKTPVVVTRGMLGMMKKGAVIVDVSVDQGGCFETARPTTHDDPIYVIDGVIHYMVSNMPGAYPKTSTIALTNVTLPYVKTLADAGVERAIREDPAIRSALNTYRGKVVHKSLAESMGYEFFDAVG